Within the Bacteroidales bacterium genome, the region CGATAATCTTATAACACACGTTGAATTAAAAAACAACAATAGCAATGCAGATCAAAGGAGCCATCAGATTAGTAGCGATTTTGCTGACATTAATTTGTATCTACTATTTGTCTTTTACAGTAGTTACCGCGAGCGTAGAGAATGATGCGGAAGAATATGCCCAGGGTGACCTCAATAAAAAACAAGCATATCTTGACTCAATGGCAAACGAGGAAGTCTACAACTTCCTGGGATTCCGGCAATATACGCTTCGTGAATGCCGGCAACGCGAGATCAACCTTGGACTTGACCTTAAAGGGGGGATGAATGTTATTCTGGAAGTACAAGTTGATGATATTATAAGATCATTATCCAATAACAGCCAGGATACCGTTTTCAAACAGGCGCTTCAACGGGCCAACGAGTTGCAAAGGCAAACGCAGGAGGATTATATTACATTATTCGGAAGGGCATTTGAAGAAATAGCCCCCAATGCCCGCCTTGCTGCAATATTCAATACGTACGAACTGCGCGACCAGATCGATTACAATTCCAGCAACGAGGAAGTGCTGGATGTGCTTCGGGAGGAAACCCAGGATGCACTAGATAATACATTCAACATTTTAAGGACCCGCATTGACCGTTTCGGGGTGGTTCAGCCCAACATACAAAAGCTTGAAAACACAGGCAGGATTTTGGTGGAATTGCCCGGGGTGAAAGATCAGGAAAGGGTTAAGGATTTGCTCCAGACCACGGCCAGCCTGGAATTTCAGGAAGTTTATGAAAATCCACAGGTATATGAATACATGGAAAAGGCCAACCAGAAAATCAGTCAGGTTACACAGGCCAGGGAAAAGCTGCAGCAGGATACCACCACGGAGGAGAGCGTTGAGGAGATCATGGCTCAATCTTCCCAGGAAGGTGATGAAGAGGAGGTTTCGGCTCAGGATACCACCGGTGAGGAGTCTCTGTTGGACCAGATCGAAGAGCAGGATACCAGCCAGCTTGATACCAGTGCCACACAGGAACAAATGGCCCAACAATATCCGCTTTTCCAGGTGCTTCAGCCAATGGTTAACCCCCGGAACAACCAGCTTATGCAGGGATCTGTGGTTGGAGTAGCCCATTTTACCGATACAGCGCAGGTTAACGATTACCTTCAGATGCCACAGATACAATCCGTATTCCCGCGGGATATGGAATTTCACTGGGGAGTTAAGCCATATCAGGGTGCAGAATCAGGTGAATATTATCCGTTATATGCACTCAAACTAACCGGCAGAGAAGGACAGGCACCCTTATCCGGTGAGGCGGTGACCAATGCAAGGGCAGAATTCGGAAGAGATCAGGCAACTGCTGAAGTTACCATGTCGATGAATTCAGAAGGTGCCAAAACATGGGCCAGAATGACCAAGAACAATGTCAATGAGCACATTGCTATTGTACTGGACAATCTGGTTTATTCAGCTCCAAGGGTACAACAGGAGATTAAGGGAGGCCGGTCGCAGATCACCGGTGATTTTACGGTACAGGAAGCCAAAGACCTGGCCAACGTGCTTAAATCAGGTAAGTTGCCTGCAAGGGCACAAATTATCCAAAGCCAGACCATCGGACCCTCATTGGGCCAGGAGTCCATCAATGCAGGCTTGACCTCATTTTTCATTGCCTTCATTGTGGTCATGCTTTACATGGTTTTCTACTACAGCCGGAAAGCCGGACTGGTGTCCGACATCGCTCTGCTTGCCAACATGTTCTTTATATTCGGGGTTCTGGCATCCCTGGGCGCTGTACTGACCCTGCCGGGAATTGCCGGTATAATTCTTACCATCGGTATGTCGGTGGATGCGAATGTGCTGATATATGACAGAATAAGGGAAGAGCTGCGTGCCGGAAAAGGAATTAAACTGGCCGTAAAAGACGGTTACAAAAATGCCTATTCGGCCATCATCGACGCCAATGTCACTACATTCCTTACCGCACTTATACTCTATATTTTCGGAACAGGTCCTATCAAAGGTTTCGCAACAACCTTACTGATTGGTATTCTGACATCTCTGTTCACGGCAATCTTCATTACAAGACTGATCTTTGAACGATATTTGGAAAAGAACAAGCCCATCACCTTTGCGACCAAACTAACAGAGGGTGCATTCCGAAATGCCAATTTCCCGTTCTTATCCCGAAGAAAAATCTTGTATGCTGTTTCTTCGGTACTGATACTGATCAGCCTGGTTTCACTGGCGACAAGAGGCCTGAACGAAGGCGTTGATTTTACCGGTGGACGGGCATATATTGTTCGTTTCGATCATCCTGTCAATTCGGTGGAAATTCAAAACAGGCTGGAAGATGAACTGGGTCAGCCGCCACAGGTAAAAATCTTCGGAGATGACAATCAAATCAAACTGACCACCCAATATAAAATTGACCAGGAAGGCAAAGAAGTTGATGAGGAAGTGGTGCAGAAAATTTATGCCGGATTGCAGCCGTTTATGGAAGGTGAAACTTCCATGGAGGAATTTACCGATAATTACATTCAAAGTGAGCTCAAAGTAGGCCCCACGGTTGCTTATGACATCAGGGTGCAGGCAGTATGGGCAATTGTATTTGCCCTCCTGATCACCTTCCTGTATATATTCGGAAGGTTCCGCAACTGGCAGTATGGTCTGGGGGCCTTGACAGCCCTGATCCATGATGTCATCATCATCCTTGGCA harbors:
- the secDF gene encoding protein translocase subunit SecDF — its product is MQIKGAIRLVAILLTLICIYYLSFTVVTASVENDAEEYAQGDLNKKQAYLDSMANEEVYNFLGFRQYTLRECRQREINLGLDLKGGMNVILEVQVDDIIRSLSNNSQDTVFKQALQRANELQRQTQEDYITLFGRAFEEIAPNARLAAIFNTYELRDQIDYNSSNEEVLDVLREETQDALDNTFNILRTRIDRFGVVQPNIQKLENTGRILVELPGVKDQERVKDLLQTTASLEFQEVYENPQVYEYMEKANQKISQVTQAREKLQQDTTTEESVEEIMAQSSQEGDEEEVSAQDTTGEESLLDQIEEQDTSQLDTSATQEQMAQQYPLFQVLQPMVNPRNNQLMQGSVVGVAHFTDTAQVNDYLQMPQIQSVFPRDMEFHWGVKPYQGAESGEYYPLYALKLTGREGQAPLSGEAVTNARAEFGRDQATAEVTMSMNSEGAKTWARMTKNNVNEHIAIVLDNLVYSAPRVQQEIKGGRSQITGDFTVQEAKDLANVLKSGKLPARAQIIQSQTIGPSLGQESINAGLTSFFIAFIVVMLYMVFYYSRKAGLVSDIALLANMFFIFGVLASLGAVLTLPGIAGIILTIGMSVDANVLIYDRIREELRAGKGIKLAVKDGYKNAYSAIIDANVTTFLTALILYIFGTGPIKGFATTLLIGILTSLFTAIFITRLIFERYLEKNKPITFATKLTEGAFRNANFPFLSRRKILYAVSSVLILISLVSLATRGLNEGVDFTGGRAYIVRFDHPVNSVEIQNRLEDELGQPPQVKIFGDDNQIKLTTQYKIDQEGKEVDEEVVQKIYAGLQPFMEGETSMEEFTDNYIQSELKVGPTVAYDIRVQAVWAIVFALLITFLYIFGRFRNWQYGLGALTALIHDVIIILGIFSLFYNIMPFSMEVDQAFIAAILTVVGYSINDTVVVFDRVREYIGLYPKRDRFSIINRALNSTLSRTFSTSLSTFVVLLTIFLFGGEVIRGFVFALLVGVIVGTYSSLFIASPVVYDTVHKKVKTPPQKGKQKGKQQVKQPQKGKQQPSKQPQKAGKKNAAKNKK